The genomic interval CCAAAGTGGGGGATTTTGTAATTATGGAAGGTTGCGGAGCTTATTGTGCCGCTATGTCAACCAAGAACTATAATTCTCATCCGGAAGCAGCTGAGGTTCTTCTGGATAATGATGGAAAATTTAAGCTGATCCGCAAAAGACAAAGTCTGGAACAAATATACCAAAATGAGCTGGATGTAGAAATATAAAGTTATCTCTTCATATAAAACTCCGGCGACTTTAGTCGGAGAGTCTCTTTCCTTTTTTTGCCTAAAAGACTTGATTATTTCACATTGTATTTCATAGTAAGTTTTACCGAAATATCAGGAGTAGGTTATGAATCCAAAAGATATGGCACTCGGGATTAATCCGAAAAACTATTTATCTTATAATGTGATGGTGGTTAGTTCTGCCAAGCAGGATAGAGAGCATTTAATTCGGATACTGCTAAGAAAAGAATTTTCCATGACCTCGGCTGTTGGAGACACAAGAATTGCAGTGGAAGTGCTAGAAAACTTACCTGAATTACCTGAAATACTTTTTGTAGACATCGAAGAATATGCCCTGACAGCTCTGCGTAACCTTAAGAAGATTCGAGAAACGTATCCTGATATAAAGATTGTTGTAATCAGTAAGAATGCTGAAAAAGATCTGATAAAGGATCTTGTGCAATTAAAAGTAAACACTTTTATATTAAAGCCATTTGATGATAAAATTATTACTGAGAAGATGGCCCAGGTTCTGGGTAGAAAAGATCTGGCACCTAAAGAAGAGTTTCATATCTATCAAAAATCTCAAATAGATTTGAGAGAATTAAAACTTCCGAGTCTGCCGGGAGTAATTATGCAGGTGCTAAGGGTGAATACGGAGGATCCTGAAGTCGGCTGTAGGGAACTTGAAAAATTGATTAGCCCTGATAAAGCAATATCTTCTTCTGTTATTCGTCTGGCTAATTCTGCATTCTACGGACGTTCGGGGAGTATAGAGACTCTAAAAGATGCAATAACCTTATTAGGTGTAAATACTATTAAAAATTTGGTTTTCCTACAAGCGAAGAAAAATTTGTATGGAGAGCTAAAAGAAAAATTATACAAACGTTTCTTACACGAACTACCAATTCTTTCCGCCCTGATTTGTTTTGACCTTTCTAATATATTGGGACTTAAAAAGCAGGGAGAATATCTATTCCTGTATTCTTTACTCGGAAGAATTGGAATGACAGTTTTTGCAATGAACTTTCCGAAGAAATATCTTGAGACCCTGCGTTTTTTTGAGTTTGGAATAAAAGATTTGACTCAGGCCGAAATGGAAATGTTTACTACTAACTCTCAGTATATAGGCCATAAAATTTTTAAATTATGGAAAATGCCGGAAGGCTTTTTAGATTCTATTGCCTATCAAAATTTTACACTCGAAGAGCTGGATACAGTGCCGGATGTAAGTAAGGCCATCCGGCTTGGTGAGTTATTTGCATTAAAGCTATTGGGTGTGATTTTATCGCAAGAAGAGCAGGAATTAGAAAAAGGGATATTAACATATTTTAAAAAAGAAGAAGTTTCAGAAATGTTTGGAGATGAATACTATGAATTAATTCTGGATCACCCTCTCTATGCAATGGCAATGTCGTAATATTCATATAATAAAATATTACATAAGAAATAAATTAGAAAATTGTTTTAAATAGGAGAAGGTATGGAGCATAAAAGTATATTAATAAAAAATGGATTACTATTTAACGGCTCAAAAGCTGAAGCAAAAGTTCAAAATCTTTTGATCAAAAATGGAAAGATTGTAAAGCTTTCTCAA from Leptospiraceae bacterium carries:
- a CDS encoding HDOD domain-containing protein → MNPKDMALGINPKNYLSYNVMVVSSAKQDREHLIRILLRKEFSMTSAVGDTRIAVEVLENLPELPEILFVDIEEYALTALRNLKKIRETYPDIKIVVISKNAEKDLIKDLVQLKVNTFILKPFDDKIITEKMAQVLGRKDLAPKEEFHIYQKSQIDLRELKLPSLPGVIMQVLRVNTEDPEVGCRELEKLISPDKAISSSVIRLANSAFYGRSGSIETLKDAITLLGVNTIKNLVFLQAKKNLYGELKEKLYKRFLHELPILSALICFDLSNILGLKKQGEYLFLYSLLGRIGMTVFAMNFPKKYLETLRFFEFGIKDLTQAEMEMFTTNSQYIGHKIFKLWKMPEGFLDSIAYQNFTLEELDTVPDVSKAIRLGELFALKLLGVILSQEEQELEKGILTYFKKEEVSEMFGDEYYELILDHPLYAMAMS